A window of the Leucothrix mucor DSM 2157 genome harbors these coding sequences:
- a CDS encoding PQQ-dependent sugar dehydrogenase, with amino-acid sequence MSSAGMGTDPTLPAPRTSIIPTVNIAPAKGWAGDLKPIAAEGLTVQAFASGLDHPRWMYVLPNGDVLVAESNKPAKPKGKFSFRGWAMGQAMKTAGAGVPSANRISLLRDADGDGVAETRTAFLEGLNSPFGMELVGNTLYVANTDALVRFPYQRGDTKITAPAVKVADLPAGPINHHWTKNVIASRDGTDKKLYVTIGSNSNIAENGMENEVKRAAVLEVDTASGQTRVFASGLRNPNGLAWQPQSGELWTTVNERDELGNDLVPDYMTSVNDGDFYGWPYSYYGQRVDTRVTPQRPNLVAKAKAPDYALGAHTAALGLAFYTGSLLPEKYKNGAFIGLHGSWNRQPRSGYKVVFVPFVNGKPQGLPQDILTGFISADDKALGRPVGVSVDRRGGVLVADDVGNIIWRIQR; translated from the coding sequence ATGAGCAGCGCAGGGATGGGAACCGACCCCACACTCCCCGCACCACGCACCTCGATAATCCCAACCGTGAATATAGCCCCTGCCAAAGGCTGGGCTGGCGACCTCAAACCGATTGCCGCTGAGGGTTTAACCGTACAAGCCTTTGCCAGTGGACTCGATCACCCGCGCTGGATGTATGTATTACCCAATGGCGATGTGTTGGTGGCGGAGAGTAATAAGCCGGCTAAGCCCAAAGGCAAGTTCAGCTTTAGAGGCTGGGCGATGGGTCAGGCGATGAAAACCGCTGGCGCTGGTGTACCGAGTGCCAACCGCATTAGCTTATTGCGCGATGCCGATGGGGATGGCGTCGCTGAAACGCGCACCGCCTTTCTGGAAGGCCTGAATTCACCCTTTGGTATGGAGTTAGTAGGCAACACACTATATGTCGCCAATACCGATGCGCTGGTGCGTTTCCCCTATCAACGTGGCGATACTAAAATCACCGCGCCCGCGGTTAAAGTCGCTGATTTACCCGCTGGCCCAATCAATCATCACTGGACTAAAAACGTCATCGCCAGTCGTGATGGCACCGATAAAAAGCTATACGTCACCATCGGCTCCAATAGCAATATTGCTGAAAATGGCATGGAGAACGAAGTGAAGCGCGCAGCGGTACTGGAAGTTGATACGGCCAGCGGCCAGACTCGCGTGTTCGCCTCGGGCCTGCGTAATCCCAATGGCTTGGCATGGCAGCCTCAAAGTGGTGAGCTATGGACCACGGTGAATGAGCGCGATGAGCTGGGGAATGATCTGGTGCCGGACTATATGACCTCGGTGAATGACGGAGACTTTTATGGCTGGCCATACAGCTATTACGGTCAGCGCGTCGATACCCGAGTTACTCCACAGCGCCCCAATTTAGTGGCTAAAGCCAAAGCACCGGACTATGCCTTAGGTGCCCACACTGCGGCATTGGGCTTAGCGTTTTATACCGGCTCGCTATTGCCAGAGAAGTATAAAAATGGGGCCTTTATTGGTTTACATGGCTCATGGAATCGCCAGCCGCGCAGTGGTTATAAAGTCGTGTTTGTGCCGTTTGTGAATGGCAAACCGCAAGGCTTACCGCAGGATATTTTAACCGGCTTTATCAGTGCTGATGATAAAGCACTGGGCCGTCCGGTTGGGGTATCTGTTGATAGGCGAGGTGGCGTTTTAGTGGCTGATGATGTCGGCAATATCATTTGGCGAATTCAGCGATAA
- a CDS encoding GEVED domain-containing protein: MLNIKRITAAILTLPLLAFISVVMFTWSGNAIAAGCEAGACLQVGPRLASLDTQQSALLNPLFSGLLGSNIALDMMDWKALAGGDINLLKYLSILESDLTVSGTDQVLFADASLMQLISAAKNVAQSDGNNDLVTALGLLPLAGLSDTIKLGDLLKIDLQQGTLADTDLNALNLLTGLIQLYNYKNVLTTPAPVALDTSALSPLGLDGIVNGVELYLQIVEPPIYTCGPVGTTFHTAVIRSKLNLDLIDLSPDSSAMVSAITGQLSSLAGLDVTADIKLADIDLYVEVARAEGTLMAIDAIANTVTVQATPGLVDIYLGSIADNLFFNRTHIIDPDVDVLPGVIGTLDLQIKQTLPLSAVAIPLANIQTDILARAAAKGEAPFADLLVFSGPYPQTKTVDSSADFANVLISDLVNDLTISFSSNLGLLDTLVSGLLDTVTSSLTTIVNDALSPILHTVLTQLVDPLLRLLGIGIGEADVTVISAGGRCDFGSCPTSYGEASHGISDNLYLGSAVPDAENSTPADDADDNGVATLPVLTSQDRNYSIDVTATNNTGDTANLIAWIDFDGNGIFDPDEAAMSPVPTGTNNGSVTLTWSNIPQGSQIGDSYLQVRLTTDPISNQQATGSASDGEVESYPISIVSAGVSVSGRVFRDINVNASNDGNDNGEVGVTQLPIVLYDTQTQQCVSTKTNGDGYYQFDKVAAGSYQLYQASKETVPTPKQCGPDFAKNPGGYLSTTDNVRPILNEADSDISGQDFGEIKPPRLTPNNTGQILPGNVVFYAHKFTTPAKGVVTLTSQFSNSVSTGWSSLLYPDSNCDGKLNGTEGAVPMSGSRSNRLIWVSDPVSLEAEGALCFINKVYAPANVAANDRYQQSITSTLDYGNAFAGVQESKVRDLTTATQVQAPALPATPEVEATDATESQPEQAATPTTPYTPATEPTPAQEAVAATPVTPAVGASRLELRKTVQNITQGTSETETINQAAPGNILEYRIYYKNTGTGPITDLSLDDMVPDYTELDASSMSCDVTPLDMICDENIATNQQQLHWHFTGKFAGGLMGYVSYRVTVDH; the protein is encoded by the coding sequence ATGCTTAATATAAAAAGGATAACCGCTGCCATTCTCACGCTCCCATTGCTGGCATTTATTAGCGTGGTGATGTTTACATGGTCAGGAAATGCGATCGCTGCAGGCTGTGAAGCGGGTGCCTGTCTGCAAGTAGGCCCACGGCTGGCCAGCTTAGATACCCAGCAAAGCGCCCTACTCAATCCCCTGTTTTCGGGGTTGTTAGGCTCCAATATTGCGTTGGATATGATGGACTGGAAAGCCTTGGCCGGTGGCGACATCAACCTGCTGAAGTACTTGAGCATTCTGGAGTCTGACTTAACCGTTTCCGGCACGGATCAGGTCTTATTTGCAGATGCCAGCTTGATGCAGCTGATTAGTGCCGCTAAAAATGTGGCGCAATCCGATGGGAATAATGACTTAGTCACCGCCTTAGGTTTACTCCCACTCGCCGGCCTTAGCGATACCATTAAGCTTGGCGATTTACTCAAGATAGACCTCCAACAAGGCACTCTAGCCGACACCGATTTAAACGCTTTGAATTTGCTGACCGGCTTGATTCAACTGTATAACTACAAGAATGTGCTCACCACGCCCGCGCCCGTTGCATTGGATACCAGTGCACTGAGCCCGCTGGGTTTAGATGGCATTGTGAATGGCGTCGAGCTGTATTTGCAAATCGTAGAGCCACCCATTTACACCTGTGGCCCGGTGGGCACTACATTCCATACTGCAGTTATACGCTCCAAATTGAATTTAGATCTTATCGATTTATCGCCAGACAGTAGCGCCATGGTGAGCGCGATTACTGGTCAGCTAAGTAGTCTTGCAGGCTTGGATGTAACAGCTGATATTAAGCTGGCCGATATCGATTTATACGTTGAAGTCGCCCGTGCAGAAGGCACTTTGATGGCCATTGATGCGATCGCAAACACTGTTACCGTTCAGGCAACACCAGGCTTGGTAGATATCTACCTAGGTAGCATTGCGGATAACCTGTTCTTCAACCGCACCCATATTATCGACCCCGACGTTGATGTGCTGCCGGGAGTGATTGGTACGCTCGACTTACAAATAAAGCAAACTTTACCGCTTAGCGCGGTCGCCATTCCACTCGCCAATATTCAAACGGATATTCTGGCGCGCGCTGCCGCCAAAGGTGAAGCGCCCTTTGCCGATTTGCTGGTATTTTCCGGCCCTTATCCACAAACCAAAACGGTCGACAGCAGTGCCGACTTTGCCAATGTGCTGATCAGCGATCTGGTTAATGATCTGACTATCTCATTCAGCAGTAATTTGGGCCTGTTGGATACCTTAGTTTCAGGACTGCTGGATACCGTCACGAGCAGCCTGACCACGATTGTTAATGACGCCCTATCACCAATTCTGCATACCGTGCTCACCCAGCTGGTCGACCCACTATTGCGCCTACTCGGCATAGGCATTGGTGAAGCGGATGTCACCGTCATCTCTGCCGGAGGGCGCTGTGATTTTGGCAGTTGTCCCACCAGCTATGGGGAAGCCTCACACGGCATTTCAGATAACTTATATTTAGGCTCGGCAGTGCCTGATGCAGAAAACTCAACGCCCGCCGATGACGCAGATGATAATGGGGTTGCCACGCTACCCGTGCTAACGAGTCAGGACCGTAACTACAGCATTGATGTCACAGCCACCAATAACACGGGTGACACCGCCAACCTTATTGCTTGGATCGACTTTGATGGCAATGGCATTTTTGACCCAGATGAAGCCGCCATGAGCCCTGTGCCAACCGGTACCAATAATGGCTCAGTGACGCTAACGTGGTCCAATATTCCGCAAGGTAGTCAGATCGGTGATAGCTACCTGCAAGTAAGACTGACCACTGACCCAATCAGCAATCAACAAGCGACTGGCTCGGCGAGCGATGGTGAGGTAGAGAGCTACCCGATTAGCATTGTAAGCGCAGGCGTGAGCGTTAGTGGTCGGGTGTTTCGCGATATCAATGTGAATGCCAGCAATGACGGCAATGACAACGGTGAAGTCGGCGTAACGCAGCTGCCCATCGTGCTGTATGACACACAAACTCAGCAATGCGTGAGCACCAAAACCAATGGGGATGGCTATTATCAATTTGATAAAGTGGCTGCGGGTAGTTATCAGCTCTACCAAGCCTCTAAAGAAACCGTACCCACTCCCAAACAATGCGGCCCTGATTTTGCCAAAAACCCCGGTGGCTATCTGTCGACCACGGATAATGTACGCCCCATTTTAAATGAGGCTGATAGCGATATTAGTGGGCAAGACTTTGGTGAAATTAAACCACCCAGATTAACCCCCAATAACACTGGCCAGATCCTCCCCGGTAATGTGGTGTTTTATGCTCACAAATTTACGACGCCCGCTAAAGGCGTGGTGACTTTGACCAGCCAGTTTAGTAATAGTGTAAGCACTGGCTGGAGCAGTCTGCTGTATCCGGATAGCAACTGTGATGGCAAGCTAAATGGCACTGAAGGCGCTGTTCCCATGAGTGGTTCCCGAAGTAATCGCTTGATTTGGGTGAGTGATCCGGTGAGTCTTGAAGCTGAAGGTGCGCTGTGTTTTATCAATAAAGTGTATGCGCCAGCTAATGTTGCGGCCAATGATCGTTATCAACAGTCTATTACTTCCACGCTGGACTATGGGAATGCCTTCGCTGGTGTACAGGAATCCAAAGTCCGCGACCTCACCACTGCCACGCAAGTACAGGCACCTGCGCTGCCAGCGACTCCTGAAGTCGAGGCAACAGATGCCACTGAAAGCCAGCCCGAACAAGCGGCCACACCCACAACGCCCTATACTCCCGCAACTGAACCCACACCCGCACAAGAAGCCGTCGCGGCGACGCCTGTCACTCCGGCGGTTGGGGCTTCACGCTTAGAGCTTCGCAAAACAGTGCAAAATATCACACAAGGCACCAGCGAAACAGAAACCATCAACCAAGCGGCTCCCGGCAATATTCTGGAATATAGAATTTACTATAAAAATACCGGCACCGGCCCAATCACAGATCTCTCACTGGATGACATGGTGCCCGATTACACCGAGCTGGATGCCAGTAGCATGAGTTGTGATGTCACGCCGTTGGATATGATTTGCGATGAAAATATAGCAACCAATCAACAGCAACTACACTGGCACTTTACCGGTAAATTCGCTGGGGGCTTAATGGGCTATGTCAGCTATCGTGTTACAGTCGATCACTAA
- a CDS encoding YHYH protein: MNKNDKARCMKSALALALVATFGSAQAAVDTSLISKDALVKAPETVDCELENGDAAQCAKLVVKYLPDNLKIGPFCPDTVKEAGGIWQWDGDKPGLYRLNEEFLTMLHDQGYEFYDADGKVSITDVRTSRPQGKNSCLSASVDTSVEMTVLLPLNPVKAEKASSLGTVAKVGLALDGVPIFADAPSVLQTGHMPALDVCGGHIDPGGWYHWHATATDINNIFGAKQVDANCALAQKADALFAYAFDGFPMYGSVDNDGKVPTDLDECNGHVGPTAHSSEATYHYHASLNFPNLPGCLSGVTVKNNFSTNAKQGIGTAGGPSGPNAAPGGHNQGLPPGFDKAAEVLGVSYEDLSAAIINNGGRDLDLAAAAKALGVTEAALKAALPRPPGH; this comes from the coding sequence GTGAACAAAAATGATAAAGCACGTTGCATGAAAAGCGCCTTGGCACTTGCACTGGTTGCGACTTTTGGTAGCGCTCAGGCGGCGGTCGATACCAGCCTCATCAGTAAAGATGCCTTGGTAAAAGCCCCAGAAACCGTTGATTGCGAATTGGAAAATGGCGACGCTGCGCAATGTGCCAAACTGGTCGTGAAGTACTTGCCGGATAATTTAAAGATCGGCCCATTTTGTCCGGATACGGTCAAAGAAGCAGGCGGTATTTGGCAGTGGGATGGTGACAAGCCCGGCCTTTACCGTTTGAATGAAGAATTCCTGACCATGCTGCATGATCAGGGTTATGAGTTTTACGATGCCGATGGCAAAGTCAGCATTACCGATGTGCGCACCAGTAGACCTCAAGGCAAAAACTCTTGCCTGTCGGCCTCGGTTGATACCTCTGTTGAAATGACGGTACTGCTGCCACTTAATCCTGTGAAAGCAGAAAAAGCTAGCAGCTTGGGTACGGTGGCTAAAGTGGGTTTAGCGCTGGATGGCGTGCCGATCTTTGCGGATGCTCCTTCTGTGCTGCAAACCGGTCACATGCCCGCATTGGATGTGTGCGGCGGTCATATTGATCCCGGCGGTTGGTATCACTGGCACGCCACCGCAACAGATATCAATAATATATTTGGCGCGAAACAAGTTGATGCCAACTGTGCGCTAGCGCAAAAGGCCGATGCGTTGTTTGCCTATGCTTTTGATGGCTTCCCTATGTATGGCAGTGTGGATAACGATGGCAAAGTGCCCACTGATCTGGATGAGTGTAATGGCCATGTCGGCCCGACCGCTCACAGCAGCGAAGCCACTTACCACTACCACGCTTCGTTGAACTTCCCGAACTTGCCGGGTTGCCTAAGTGGCGTCACGGTGAAAAACAACTTCTCCACCAATGCCAAGCAGGGAATTGGTACGGCGGGTGGCCCCAGTGGTCCAAATGCGGCACCAGGTGGGCATAATCAAGGCTTGCCACCGGGCTTTGATAAAGCGGCTGAAGTACTCGGCGTATCATACGAAGACTTAAGCGCTGCAATTATCAACAATGGTGGTCGTGATCTGGACCTAGCCGCTGCCGCTAAAGCATTAGGTGTAACTGAGGCTGCACTAAAAGCGGCACTACCTCGCCCTCCAGGGCATTAA